In Patescibacteria group bacterium, a single genomic region encodes these proteins:
- a CDS encoding PQQ-binding-like beta-propeller repeat protein, which yields MKLKPAVLIFVLNLAIANSVFAVWPVFHANPERTGYLNSTAPSKPKILWQITRKDLGNYGIKEFEAGQIAPVISGSKVFVAGAYVLALELKTGKLLWQYRDSAADFYPSGALAVGNEKIFVAVNNTDNLRTMDQGYIYALNQATGKFLWKTKLNRSVSHSYPLIVENKIFIGDDSGIVYALNSETGKIVWQKYLDSAEVIHSSPAYYNGLLYIGTEGSSRSNENPSRLYALNYQTGEVVWRYEIDFLSGKLNLIHGTPAISNNIVYFGSENGYFYAVSADNGKLVWKKQIGFGADNIVGITTAPSVGYGKVFVNTWSGNFFALKRDTGDIVWEFSTEPGEANSAPVLADKKVYFGAGDYFYCLDANTGKLIWKEKWGGFSAALAEGILIAINPLAMEGFSDQGIILAVSDKAKSAEAVKPNQESKTPELVEQAGQSEQLEPEMSGPKQEQAKPADFWSNFEKKLKWQSVAVVIAGLISIFGIIYLYLRGRKNN from the coding sequence ATGAAACTCAAGCCGGCTGTTTTAATTTTTGTCTTGAATTTAGCAATCGCCAATTCTGTATTTGCTGTTTGGCCGGTTTTTCATGCTAATCCAGAGCGAACCGGCTATCTAAACTCAACGGCGCCGTCAAAGCCGAAGATTCTTTGGCAGATTACCAGAAAAGATTTAGGAAATTACGGAATAAAAGAATTTGAAGCCGGGCAGATCGCGCCAGTGATAAGCGGAAGTAAAGTTTTTGTTGCCGGAGCTTATGTTTTGGCTTTAGAGCTAAAAACCGGAAAATTGCTTTGGCAATATCGCGATTCAGCGGCTGATTTTTATCCTTCAGGTGCTTTAGCTGTTGGCAATGAAAAGATTTTTGTTGCGGTAAATAATACCGACAACCTCCGGACAATGGATCAGGGCTATATTTACGCCCTTAATCAAGCAACCGGAAAGTTTTTGTGGAAAACAAAACTTAATCGTTCAGTTTCCCATTCCTACCCCCTAATTGTTGAGAATAAAATTTTCATTGGCGATGATTCGGGAATAGTTTACGCACTGAATTCAGAAACCGGCAAAATTGTCTGGCAAAAATATCTGGATTCAGCCGAGGTGATTCATTCGTCGCCGGCTTATTATAACGGTTTACTTTATATTGGCACCGAAGGCTCAAGCCGGAGCAATGAAAACCCAAGCCGGTTGTATGCGCTTAATTATCAAACCGGTGAAGTTGTTTGGCGGTACGAGATTGATTTTTTATCCGGAAAACTGAATTTGATTCATGGGACTCCGGCAATATCAAACAATATAGTTTATTTTGGCTCTGAAAACGGATATTTTTATGCGGTTTCGGCTGATAATGGCAAGCTGGTTTGGAAAAAACAGATTGGTTTTGGTGCAGACAATATAGTTGGAATAACCACTGCTCCGTCTGTGGGCTATGGAAAGGTTTTTGTTAATACCTGGTCTGGGAATTTTTTTGCCCTGAAGCGGGATACCGGAGATATTGTTTGGGAATTTTCAACTGAACCAGGCGAAGCAAATTCAGCCCCGGTTTTAGCAGATAAAAAAGTTTATTTTGGCGCAGGCGATTATTTTTACTGCCTGGATGCTAATACCGGTAAGTTGATTTGGAAAGAAAAATGGGGCGGTTTTTCAGCCGCACTGGCAGAGGGGATTTTAATAGCCATAAATCCACTGGCAATGGAAGGTTTTTCTGATCAGGGGATTATTTTGGCAGTTTCAGATAAGGCCAAGAGCGCTGAAGCAGTTAAGCCCAATCAAGAATCAAAAACACCTGAATTAGTTGAGCAAGCGGGGCAATCAGAACAGTTAGAACCAGAGATGTCTGGACCGAAACAAGAACAAGCAAAACCAGCTGACTTTTGGAGCAATTTTGAGAAAAAATTAAAATGGCAGAGCGTTGCCGTGGTTATTGCGGGGCTAATAAGCATTTTTGGTATAATTTATTTATATTTGAGGGGTCGAAAAAATAATTAA